In a single window of the Nocardioides massiliensis genome:
- a CDS encoding DUF1989 domain-containing protein, whose translation MDIDVVIPPRGFLRARLVPAGACLRITDLGGRQAVDVMLRSAADTRDWLSCIFTTLLNGTDRITTGHVLYSKAATPLATVTQDDVGRHWFGGGFCSEETNRFRYGVEGTINCRDNLAASLADWVGHPMDLELDACASLFMAIAYGAGRVSIEESPSRPGSVFELRAETDLLVGLSNCPADRNPGNGFQPSEVRVQVGS comes from the coding sequence ATGGACATCGACGTCGTCATTCCGCCGCGGGGGTTCCTGCGGGCTCGCCTCGTCCCGGCGGGCGCATGCCTGCGCATCACCGATCTGGGGGGTCGACAGGCGGTCGACGTGATGCTGAGGTCCGCCGCGGACACCCGGGACTGGTTGTCGTGCATCTTCACGACCCTGCTCAACGGGACCGACCGCATCACGACCGGCCACGTCCTCTACAGCAAGGCGGCCACGCCGCTCGCGACCGTGACGCAGGACGACGTGGGCCGGCACTGGTTCGGCGGAGGGTTCTGCTCGGAGGAGACGAATCGATTCCGCTACGGGGTGGAGGGCACCATCAACTGCCGCGACAACCTCGCGGCGAGTCTCGCCGACTGGGTCGGCCATCCGATGGACCTGGAGCTGGACGCCTGCGCGTCGCTGTTCATGGCGATCGCGTACGGCGCCGGCCGGGTCTCGATCGAGGAGTCCCCGAGCAGGCCCGGCAGCGTGTTCGAGCTCCGCGCCGAGACCGACCTCCTCGTCGGCCTCTCCAACTGCCCGGCCGACCGCAACCCCGGCAACGGATTCCAGCCCTCCGAGGTGCGGGTGCAGGTCGGCTCCTGA
- a CDS encoding MFS transporter, translated as MSETVMPARRARRREPGEGSGRAVAGVVVTMISVSAPPFLVGTVAIQVAATMAFSAAQLGTAVAGYYLVSAVVSPMGGRLAGRLGPTLAMRVACFGATLGLIGIALAPSAGAIVVALSLLGLPNALVQPAANQVLSDTVPVHRQGVAFGLVQSAIPSATLLSGSLLAIFGAENQWRAAVWSVVVLTLVAQLAIRRPRTGPQEAAAGRQVSARPLPAPLGGAPLMTALVLGAVLASMAATTLPSFVASTGAARGMGPGEVATVQVLGSLTCIGLRVLAAWRGSLFGEWRVLGVVAAMLLVGAAGFGLLAVPSATVFCVGVIVAYAFGWGWNGLFNLSVSRARVGRVSAATGLTQGGVFLGGVLGPLVFAWALDARGVGTAWLIVAVAAFAASVSIVLAASRWAGADEVKE; from the coding sequence ATGTCGGAGACGGTCATGCCCGCCAGGAGGGCGAGGCGACGCGAGCCCGGTGAGGGCAGCGGTCGTGCGGTCGCGGGTGTGGTGGTGACGATGATCAGCGTCTCGGCGCCTCCGTTCCTCGTCGGCACCGTGGCCATCCAAGTCGCGGCGACCATGGCGTTCTCCGCTGCTCAGCTCGGGACGGCCGTCGCCGGTTATTACCTGGTCTCCGCCGTCGTCTCCCCGATGGGTGGCCGGCTCGCGGGCCGCCTCGGCCCGACGCTCGCCATGCGCGTGGCCTGCTTCGGCGCCACCCTGGGCTTGATCGGCATCGCGCTCGCGCCCAGCGCGGGTGCCATCGTCGTCGCGTTGAGCCTGCTGGGCCTGCCGAACGCGCTGGTCCAGCCGGCGGCCAACCAGGTCCTGTCCGACACCGTCCCGGTCCACCGGCAGGGGGTCGCGTTCGGTTTGGTGCAGTCGGCCATCCCGTCGGCCACACTCCTCAGCGGGTCGCTGCTCGCGATCTTCGGTGCGGAGAACCAGTGGCGGGCAGCGGTCTGGTCCGTCGTGGTCTTGACCCTGGTCGCACAGCTCGCCATCCGGCGCCCCCGCACCGGACCACAGGAAGCGGCTGCCGGTCGCCAGGTGAGCGCTCGACCCCTCCCGGCTCCGCTCGGGGGAGCGCCCCTCATGACCGCGCTCGTGCTGGGGGCGGTCCTTGCCTCGATGGCGGCGACCACCCTGCCGTCCTTCGTCGCCTCCACCGGGGCGGCCCGCGGGATGGGGCCTGGCGAGGTGGCCACCGTGCAGGTGCTGGGAAGCCTCACCTGCATCGGCCTGCGGGTGCTCGCCGCGTGGCGCGGGTCGCTGTTCGGCGAGTGGCGCGTCCTCGGCGTGGTCGCGGCGATGCTCCTGGTCGGCGCGGCGGGATTCGGTCTGCTCGCCGTCCCCTCCGCCACGGTCTTCTGCGTCGGGGTCATCGTCGCCTACGCCTTCGGCTGGGGATGGAACGGTCTGTTCAACCTCAGCGTCTCGCGCGCCCGGGTCGGCCGAGTCTCCGCAGCCACCGGTCTGACCCAGGGCGGAGTCTTCCTGGGTGGGGTGCTGGGGCCGTTGGTCTTCGCCTGGGCGCTCGATGCCCGCGGTGTCGGAACCGCCTGGCTCATCGTCGCCGTCGCCGCGTTCGCGGCATCCGTGTCAATCGTGCTCGCCGCCAGCCGCTGGGCCGGCGCCGACGAAGTGAAGGAGTGA